A region from the Rhizoctonia solani chromosome 13, complete sequence genome encodes:
- a CDS encoding Fungal specific transcription factor domain codes for MSDCWGSWRKERHRAILRKKIQASQKTDACLLRGADFSFVLDHLWHGAGSGGSPVTWGDYVNSRCLVLPIPAEV; via the exons ATGTCTGATT GCTGGGGTAGCTGGCGAAAAGAAAGGCACCGTGCGATCCTCCGCAAGAAGATCCAGGCATCTCAGAAGACCGATGCCTGTCTGTTGCGCGGAGCGGACTTTTCGTTTGTGCTTGACCACCTTTGGCATGGAGCAGGCTCTGGAGGAAGTCCGGTAACGTGGGGCGACTATGTGAACTCACGATGTTTGGTTTTGCCTATACCCGCCGAGGTATGA
- a CDS encoding Fungal Zn(2)-Cys(6) binuclear cluster domain yields MDTVSALSFGIAPLIHYDTTLGPNDHRPRKDLFLEPAFACPIVVLIALARVNAHRASRLMNQDATSAHGLEECEAAVRKWKAPVDYNDQPSRLSLAWQSRRLGGKQP; encoded by the coding sequence ATGGACACGGTTTCTGCTCTGTCATTCGGCATCGCACCTTTGATTCACTATGACACTACTCTTGGTCCAAACGACCACAGGCCACGCAAAGACTTATTCTTGGAGCCTGCATTTGCTTGCCCCATTGTCGTTCTGATAGCGCTTGCTCGGGTCAATGCGCACAGGGCGTCACGGCTCATGAATCAAGATGCCACAAGTGCGCATGGACTCGAAGAGTGCGAAGCAGCCGTTCGAAAATGGAAAGCGCCGGTCGACTACAACGACCAGCCGTCAAGATTGTCACTCGCCTGGCAGTCCAGGAGGCTTGGAGGCAAGCAGCCTTGA